Proteins from a genomic interval of Streptomyces sp. NBC_01445:
- a CDS encoding phospholipase D-like domain-containing protein, with product MAHARLRGTGRHRAVKPVKGGRQAVAIATVLSAAGIQATASVGTAAADTPTWTEGPIFNDPHGTTDQQYAIRTRLIQLTNAALPGSVIKVAVYHVWEQSVVDALVAAKNRGVNVQILLDESSVSDRPTNTSYASLKAALGTSRTSPSFVTLCPAHKSCLGDPKYGQSIMHNKFWLFSAVEGATNVVVQTTSNSTPSAHTKFYNDALMLPNNGVMYEAYSDYFTDMTGKSWSTWDYRTVSSGLYKAYFFPRAGTVNESDTMYSVLNNVACSYKDPVTGAAKKTVIRAAIFKVTRKQIADKLVSLKKQGCSVSLMYAETDSAKSLGGPKGTWEGLHATGGPSLRCLNDDRDPLNPGKKLTTPYIIHSKYLLVDGMYDGKRNKITFTGSQNYTGPALRENDEAIVKVDDDSVHDAYRDHFNRVWNVAWPGTADATDLCKGVKPLPQDGEKPPA from the coding sequence ATGGCGCACGCGCGCCTGAGAGGCACGGGCCGTCACCGTGCCGTGAAGCCGGTCAAGGGCGGCAGACAGGCCGTGGCAATCGCCACGGTTCTCTCGGCGGCCGGGATCCAGGCCACCGCGTCCGTGGGGACCGCCGCCGCGGACACCCCCACGTGGACCGAGGGGCCGATCTTCAACGACCCGCACGGCACCACGGACCAGCAGTACGCGATCCGCACCAGGCTGATCCAGCTGACGAACGCGGCGCTGCCCGGTTCGGTGATCAAGGTCGCGGTCTACCACGTGTGGGAGCAGTCGGTCGTCGACGCGCTCGTCGCGGCCAAGAACCGCGGCGTCAACGTGCAGATACTGCTCGACGAGTCCAGCGTCAGCGACCGCCCCACCAACACGTCGTACGCCTCGCTGAAGGCCGCCCTGGGCACCAGCAGGACGAGCCCGTCCTTCGTGACGCTCTGCCCGGCGCACAAGTCCTGCCTGGGCGACCCCAAGTACGGCCAGTCGATCATGCACAACAAGTTCTGGCTGTTCTCCGCGGTCGAGGGCGCCACGAACGTCGTCGTGCAGACCACGTCGAACTCGACGCCGTCGGCGCACACGAAGTTCTACAACGACGCGCTGATGCTGCCGAACAACGGCGTGATGTACGAGGCGTACTCGGACTACTTCACGGACATGACCGGCAAGAGCTGGTCGACGTGGGACTACCGCACCGTCAGCAGCGGCCTGTACAAGGCGTACTTCTTCCCGCGGGCCGGCACGGTCAACGAGTCCGACACGATGTACTCGGTCCTCAACAACGTCGCGTGCTCCTACAAGGACCCGGTGACCGGCGCCGCGAAGAAGACCGTCATCCGGGCCGCGATCTTCAAGGTCACCCGCAAGCAGATCGCCGACAAGCTGGTCTCGCTGAAGAAGCAGGGCTGCTCCGTCAGCCTCATGTACGCGGAGACCGACAGCGCCAAGAGCCTGGGCGGCCCCAAGGGGACGTGGGAGGGTCTGCACGCCACGGGCGGGCCCTCGCTGCGCTGCCTCAACGACGACCGGGACCCGCTGAACCCCGGCAAGAAGCTCACGACGCCGTACATCATCCACTCGAAGTACCTGCTGGTGGACGGCATGTACGACGGCAAGCGGAACAAGATCACCTTCACCGGGTCGCAGAACTACACGGGCCCCGCGCTGCGCGAGAACGACGAGGCGATCGTCAAGGTCGACGACGACTCCGTGCACGACGCCTACCGCGACCACTTCAACCGCGTGTGGAACGTCGCCTGGCCCGGCACGGCCGACGCCACGGACCTGTGCAAGGGCGTGAAGCCGCTGCCGCAGGACGGTGAGAAGCCGCCCGCGTAG
- the rplU gene encoding 50S ribosomal protein L21, translated as MYAIVRSGGRQHKVAVDDIVEVDKISTAKVGDTVELSTLLVVDGDAVTSDPWVLAGIKVQAEVVDHHKGAKIDILRYKNKTGYRRRQGHRQQYTAIKITGIPAAAK; from the coding sequence GTGTACGCCATCGTGCGCAGCGGTGGTCGCCAGCACAAGGTTGCTGTCGACGACATCGTTGAGGTTGACAAGATTTCCACTGCCAAGGTTGGCGACACCGTAGAGCTCTCTACGCTGCTCGTTGTCGACGGCGACGCTGTGACCAGCGACCCGTGGGTGCTGGCCGGCATCAAGGTGCAGGCCGAGGTCGTTGACCACCACAAGGGTGCCAAGATCGACATCCTTCGGTACAAGAACAAGACCGGCTACCGCCGTCGTCAGGGTCACCGTCAGCAGTACACGGCGATCAAGATCACCGGCATCCCCGCGGCTGCGAAGTAA
- the rpmA gene encoding 50S ribosomal protein L27 — translation MAHKKGASSTRNGRDSNAQRLGVKRFGGQTVNAGEILVRQRGTHFHPGTGVGRGGDDTLFALNAGAVEFGTHRGRKVVNIVPVA, via the coding sequence ATGGCACACAAGAAGGGCGCATCGTCCACTCGGAACGGGCGCGATTCCAATGCTCAGCGGCTCGGTGTGAAGCGCTTCGGCGGTCAGACCGTCAACGCCGGTGAGATCCTGGTCCGCCAGCGCGGCACCCACTTCCACCCCGGCACGGGCGTCGGTCGCGGTGGCGACGACACCCTGTTCGCGCTGAACGCCGGTGCGGTGGAGTTCGGTACGCACCGCGGCCGCAAGGTCGTGAACATCGTTCCGGTCGCCTGA